Proteins encoded together in one Telopea speciosissima isolate NSW1024214 ecotype Mountain lineage chromosome 6, Tspe_v1, whole genome shotgun sequence window:
- the LOC122665635 gene encoding aspartic proteinase CDR1-like — translation MAFMETLLSLISLLSSALLLHAAIEGPKPITLSLIHPFSPHSPFYPGNITDIEKIDILIQGTNIRIHHLFSTMRERNWNGSSEVEDIAATVQYTGLYFVTQVGIGSFSPFPSGKGLPYLLAIDTGSQLTWVQCEGCNPCFPLQQPNFPYNRSQSYKSIPCGDPTCPTPNQNCFQSFCGFMIRSGEDPPASTAGAIIRETLTFPSDFGGTESYHNLFLGCGFQSYHYEFPQPNKIGGILGLGFEGTRTLPFQNQVGKKRFSYCLLNSENTNSQLYIGGAIMEGPQVLSTPLLKGSNEALYYLDLQDISIQNIRLRLQGSFSGGSVIDSGSPVTVLLPNVYAHVRIGFVQYFEQFHIQPYDSGSRPRDLPMLDLCFPNPSGFDRFPTMTFHFRGADLVVHPDGIFALVRNYFCVLLKSGPVTLIGAFQQTQYKFSYDFELGDRRQGEIGALRFVPQDCGSPD, via the coding sequence ATGGCTTTCATGGAGACTTTGTTATCTCTAATTTCTCTACTCTCAAGTGCTTTACTACTGCATGCAGCTATTGAAGGTCCCAAGCCCATCACTCTAAGTCTTATTCACCCATTCTCGCCCCACTCACCTTTCTATCCAGGGAACATAACAGACATAGAGAAGATTGATATACTTATTCAGGGCACAAACATTCGTATTCATCATCTATTCTCGACGATGAGAGAACGAAATTGGAATGGTAGCAGTGAGGTTGAAGACATAGCAGCAACAGTGCAATACACTGGTTTATACTTTGTAACCCAGGTGGGTATAGGTTCATTTTCACCTTTTCCTAGCGGAAAGGGGTTACCTTATTTGTTGGCGATTGACACTGGAAGTCAATTAACATGGGTTCAATGTGAAGGTTGCAATCCTTGTTTTCCCCTACAACAACCCAATTTCCCATACAATAGATCTCAGAGTTACAAATCTATTCCTTGTGGTGACCCAACCTGTCCAACTCCAAACCAGAATTGCTTTCAATCATTTTGTGGATTCATGATACGGTCTGGGGAGGATCCTCCAGCCTCAACAGCAGGAGCCATTATAAGAGAGACCTTAACCTTCCCTTCTGATTTTGGAGGTACGGAATCTTACCATAATTTATTCTTGGGTTGTGGCTTTCAGAGCTACCACTATGAATTTCCACAACCGAATAAAATTGGTGGGATTTTGGGCTTAGGGTTTGAAGGCACTAGAACTCTTCCCTTCCAGAACCAAGTAGGCAAAAAACGCTTTTCTTATTGCCTATTAAACTCTGAAAACACCAATTCTCAGTTATATATTGGAGGTGCAATAATGGAAGGACCACAAGTGCTATCAACACCATTGCTGAAAGGATCAAATGAAGCACTATACTATTTGGACTTACAGGATATTAGTATCCAAAATATTCGTCTTAGACTACAGGGATCATTTTCTGGGGGTTCTGTCATAGATTCAGGAAGTCCGGTAACTGTACTTCTTCCTAATGTTTATGCTCATGTGAGAATTGGCTTTGTTCAATACTTCGAACAGTTTCATATTCAACCATACGATAGTGGAAGTAGACCAAGAGATTTGCCAATGTTAGATCTCTGTTTCCCTAATCCGTCTGGTTTTGATAGGTTTCCAACTATGACATTCCATTTCAGAGGAGCTGACCTCGTTGTGCACCCCGATGGTATATTTGCGTTAGTGAGAAATTATTTTTGTGTTCTACTTAAATCAGGCCCTGTTACACTGATTGGAGCTTTTCAGCAAACACAATACAAGTTCTCCTATGATTTTGAGTTGGGAGATAGAAGACAAGGAGAAATTGGTGCTCTTCGCTTTGTTCCTCAGGATTGTGGATCCCCTGATTAA